One part of the Leclercia sp. LSNIH1 genome encodes these proteins:
- a CDS encoding sugar phosphatase produces the protein MQCEGFLFDLDGTLVDSLPVVERSWCRWADRHGIDHQDVLNFIHGKQAITSLRHFLQGKSEAEIQAEFSWLEQVEATDTDGITALPGAQALLTHLNESAIPWAIVTSGSVPVAHARHKAAGLPLPEVFITAERVKRGKPEPDAFLLGAELLGLAPEACVVVEDAAAGVLAGLNAGSHVIAVNVPANSPRLDEADFVLTTLEALAVSREPDGNVTVTRKM, from the coding sequence GTGCAGTGTGAAGGTTTTCTGTTTGATCTGGACGGTACGCTGGTCGATTCGCTACCGGTTGTAGAACGCTCCTGGTGCCGTTGGGCCGACAGACATGGCATCGACCATCAGGACGTACTGAATTTTATCCATGGCAAACAGGCCATAACCTCTTTACGGCACTTTCTCCAGGGAAAAAGTGAAGCGGAAATTCAGGCGGAGTTCAGCTGGCTTGAGCAGGTCGAGGCCACCGATACCGACGGTATTACCGCGCTGCCGGGGGCCCAGGCGCTGCTCACCCATCTGAATGAATCGGCGATCCCCTGGGCTATCGTCACCTCCGGTTCGGTTCCTGTGGCTCATGCGCGTCATAAAGCGGCAGGCCTGCCGCTGCCGGAAGTCTTTATCACCGCGGAGCGGGTCAAGCGCGGCAAGCCGGAGCCCGATGCCTTTTTACTGGGCGCGGAGCTGCTGGGGCTGGCGCCTGAAGCGTGTGTGGTGGTAGAAGATGCCGCAGCCGGCGTGCTGGCGGGACTCAATGCCGGAAGCCACGTCATTGCCGTCAATGTCCCCGCTAACTCGCCGCGTCTGGATGAGGCGGATTTTGTGCTTACCACGCTGGAGGCACTCGCCGTCAGCCGCGAGCCCGACGGGAATGTAACAGTCACCCGGAAAATGTAA
- a CDS encoding YfbU family protein produces the protein MEMTHAQRLILSNQYKMMTMLDPDNAERYRRLQTIIERGFGLQMRELDRDFGELKEETCRIVIDIMEMYHALHVSWTNLKDAQSIDERRVTFLGFDAATESRYLSYVRFMVNVEGRYTHFDAGTHGFNAQTPMWEKYQRMLSVWHACPRQYHLSSNEIQQIINA, from the coding sequence ATGGAAATGACCCACGCTCAACGTCTTATTTTGTCCAATCAGTACAAAATGATGACTATGCTTGATCCCGACAACGCAGAGCGCTATCGCCGCTTGCAGACTATCATCGAACGTGGCTTTGGTTTACAGATGCGCGAGCTGGATCGCGACTTTGGCGAACTGAAAGAAGAGACCTGCCGCATCGTCATCGACATCATGGAGATGTATCACGCCCTGCATGTCTCCTGGACCAACCTGAAAGATGCCCAGAGCATCGACGAACGTCGTGTCACCTTCCTGGGTTTTGATGCGGCCACTGAATCCCGTTACCTGAGCTATGTCCGCTTTATGGTCAATGTCGAAGGACGCTATACCCATTTCGATGCCGGTACGCATGGCTTTAATGCCCAGACCCCGATGTGGGAAAAATATCAGCGCATGCTCAGCGTATGGCACGCTTGTCCTCGCCAGTACCACCTGAGCAGTAACGAGATCCAACAAATTATTAATGCCTGA
- the yfbV gene encoding terminus macrodomain insulation protein YfbV codes for MSTPENPSVSFFSLFRRGQHYAKTWPLEKRLAPVFIENRVIRATRHAIRLMPPLAVFTLCWQIALGGQLGPAVATALFALSLPMQGLWWLGKRSVTPLPPSVLSWFYEVRGKLQDAGQALAPVEGKPDYQALADTLKRAFKQLDKTFLDDL; via the coding sequence ATGTCGACACCCGAGAATCCATCCGTGAGCTTTTTTAGCCTGTTTCGCCGGGGACAGCACTATGCAAAGACGTGGCCACTGGAAAAGCGCCTGGCGCCCGTCTTTATTGAAAACCGGGTGATCCGCGCCACCCGTCACGCTATTCGCCTGATGCCGCCTCTCGCGGTCTTTACTCTGTGCTGGCAGATTGCGCTGGGCGGACAGCTTGGTCCTGCTGTTGCTACCGCGCTGTTTGCCCTGAGTCTGCCGATGCAGGGGCTGTGGTGGCTCGGCAAACGCTCGGTCACACCGCTGCCGCCATCCGTGTTGTCCTGGTTCTATGAGGTGCGCGGCAAATTGCAGGATGCTGGTCAGGCGCTCGCGCCGGTAGAGGGGAAACCCGATTATCAGGCGCTGGCTGATACGCTGAAGCGGGCATTCAAGCAACTTGATAAAACATTCCTCGATGACTTGTGA
- the ackA gene encoding acetate kinase, which translates to MSSKLVLVLNCGSSSLKFAIIDALNGEEYLSGLAECFHLPEARLKWKMDGSKQEAALGAGAAHSEALNFIVNTILAQKPELSAQLTAIGHRIVHGGEKYTKSVVIDDSVIHGIKDSASFAPLHNPAHLIGIAEALKAFPQLKDKNVAVFDTAFHQTMPEESYLYALPYKLYKEHGVRRYGAHGTSHFYVTQEAAKMLNKPVEEVNIITCHLGNGGSVSAIRNGKCVDTSMGLTPLEGLVMGTRSGDIDPAIIFHLHDTLGMSVEDINKMLTKESGLLGLTEVTSDCRYVEDNYAEKEDAKRAMDVYCHRLAKYIGSYTALMDGRLDGVVFTGGIGENAAMVRELSLGKLGVLGFDVDHERNLAARFGKSGFINKEGTTLAMVIPTNEELVIAQDASRLTA; encoded by the coding sequence ATGTCGAGTAAGTTAGTACTGGTTCTGAACTGCGGTAGCTCTTCCCTGAAATTCGCCATCATCGATGCGCTCAACGGTGAAGAGTACCTTTCTGGTTTGGCCGAATGTTTCCATCTCCCTGAAGCACGTCTGAAGTGGAAAATGGACGGCAGCAAACAGGAAGCGGCTTTAGGTGCAGGCGCCGCTCACAGCGAAGCGCTGAACTTTATCGTTAACACTATTCTGGCACAAAAACCGGAACTGTCCGCCCAGCTGACCGCAATTGGTCACCGTATCGTTCATGGTGGCGAGAAGTACACCAAATCTGTGGTCATCGATGACAGCGTTATTCACGGTATTAAAGACTCAGCCTCTTTTGCACCGCTGCATAACCCGGCTCACCTGATCGGTATCGCTGAAGCACTGAAAGCCTTCCCGCAGCTGAAAGACAAGAACGTGGCCGTATTTGATACCGCGTTCCATCAGACCATGCCGGAAGAGTCTTACCTCTATGCCCTGCCGTATAAACTGTACAAAGAGCACGGCGTTCGTCGCTATGGCGCACACGGCACCAGCCACTTCTACGTCACGCAAGAAGCAGCAAAAATGCTGAACAAGCCGGTAGAAGAAGTGAACATCATCACTTGCCACCTGGGCAACGGCGGTTCTGTTTCTGCTATCCGTAACGGCAAATGTGTTGATACCTCCATGGGTCTGACCCCGCTGGAAGGCCTGGTCATGGGCACCCGCTCCGGTGATATCGATCCAGCGATCATCTTCCACCTGCACGATACCCTGGGTATGAGCGTAGAAGATATCAACAAGATGCTGACCAAAGAGTCTGGCCTGCTGGGTCTGACCGAAGTGACCAGCGACTGCCGTTACGTTGAAGACAACTACGCCGAGAAAGAAGACGCGAAACGTGCAATGGATGTTTACTGCCACCGTCTGGCCAAGTACATCGGCTCTTACACTGCGCTGATGGACGGTCGTCTGGATGGCGTGGTCTTCACCGGCGGTATCGGTGAGAACGCGGCAATGGTGCGCGAACTCTCCCTGGGCAAACTGGGCGTGCTGGGCTTTGATGTTGACCATGAACGTAACCTGGCCGCGCGCTTCGGTAAGTCTGGCTTCATCAACAAAGAAGGCACCACGCTCGCAATGGTTATCCCAACCAATGAAGAGCTGGTCATCGCGCAAGACGCGAGCCGTCTGACTGCCTGA
- the pta gene encoding phosphate acetyltransferase, translating into MSRTIMLIPTGTSVGLTSVSLGVIRAMERKGVRLSVFKPIAQPRAGGDAPDQTTTIVRANSNLPAAEPLKMSHVESLLSSNQKDVLMEEIIANYHANAQDAEVVLVEGLVPTRKHQFAQSLNFEIAKTLNAEIVFVMSQGTDTPEQLKERIELTRSSFGGAKNSNITGVIVNKLNAPVDEQGRTRPDLSEIFDDSSKAKIVKIDPAKLQEFSPLPVLGAVQWSFDLIATRAIDMARHLNATIVNEGDINTRRVKSVTFCARSIPHMLEHFRAGSLLVTSADRPDVLVAACLAAMNGVEIGAILLTGAYEMDPRVSKLCERAFATGLPVFMVNTNTWQTSLSLQSFNLEVPADDHQRIEKVQEYVAGCINPDWIESLTATSERSRRLSPPAFRYQLTELARKAGKRVVLPEGDEPRTVKAAAICAERGIATCVLLGNPDEITRVAASQGVELGAGIEIVDPEVVRESYVARLVELRKSKGMTEAVAREQLEDNVVLGTLMLEQDEVDGLVSGAVHTTANTIRPPLQLIKTAPGSSLVSSVFFMLLPEQVYVYGDCAINPDPTAEQLAEIAIQSADSAIAFGIEPRVAMLSYSTGNSGAGSDVEKVREATRLAQEKRPDLVIDGPLQYDAAVMADVAKSKAPNSPVAGRATVFIFPDLNTGNTTYKAVQRSADLISIGPMLQGMRKPVNDLSRGALVDDIVYTIALTAIQASQQ; encoded by the coding sequence GTGTCCCGTACTATTATGCTGATCCCGACCGGAACCAGCGTAGGCCTGACCAGCGTCAGCCTCGGTGTTATCCGTGCGATGGAACGCAAAGGCGTTCGTCTGAGCGTGTTTAAGCCAATCGCTCAACCACGTGCTGGTGGCGACGCACCAGACCAGACCACCACTATTGTTCGTGCAAACTCTAACCTGCCAGCCGCTGAACCGCTGAAGATGAGCCACGTTGAGTCTCTGCTCTCCAGCAACCAGAAAGATGTGCTGATGGAAGAGATCATCGCTAACTACCACGCTAACGCCCAGGATGCGGAAGTGGTACTGGTAGAAGGCCTGGTTCCGACGCGCAAGCATCAGTTTGCCCAGTCTCTGAACTTTGAAATCGCCAAGACGCTGAACGCGGAAATCGTGTTTGTGATGTCCCAGGGTACCGATACCCCGGAACAGCTGAAAGAGCGTATAGAGCTGACCCGCAGCAGCTTCGGCGGCGCGAAAAACAGCAACATCACCGGCGTGATTGTTAACAAACTGAACGCACCGGTTGATGAGCAAGGCCGTACCCGCCCTGACCTGTCCGAAATTTTCGACGACTCGTCCAAAGCAAAAATCGTGAAAATCGATCCGGCTAAGCTGCAGGAATTCAGCCCGCTTCCAGTGCTGGGCGCGGTGCAGTGGAGCTTCGATCTGATCGCCACTCGTGCTATCGACATGGCGCGTCACCTGAACGCCACTATCGTGAACGAAGGCGATATCAATACCCGTCGCGTGAAGTCCGTGACTTTCTGTGCGCGTAGCATTCCGCACATGCTGGAGCACTTCCGTGCAGGTTCCCTGCTGGTTACCTCCGCTGACCGTCCTGACGTGCTGGTTGCAGCCTGTCTGGCCGCAATGAACGGCGTGGAGATCGGTGCGATCCTGCTGACCGGTGCCTATGAAATGGACCCACGCGTCAGCAAACTGTGCGAACGCGCATTTGCCACCGGCCTGCCGGTCTTCATGGTGAACACCAACACCTGGCAGACCTCCCTGAGCCTGCAGAGCTTTAACCTGGAAGTGCCGGCTGACGACCATCAGCGTATCGAGAAAGTGCAGGAATACGTTGCCGGTTGCATCAATCCTGACTGGATTGAATCTCTGACCGCGACCTCCGAGCGCAGCCGTCGTCTCTCTCCACCAGCCTTCCGTTATCAGCTCACCGAGCTGGCGCGTAAAGCGGGCAAACGCGTTGTTCTGCCTGAAGGCGACGAACCACGTACCGTTAAAGCCGCGGCAATCTGTGCCGAGCGCGGTATCGCCACCTGTGTGCTGCTGGGTAATCCGGATGAGATCACCCGCGTCGCGGCGTCCCAGGGCGTTGAGCTGGGTGCGGGTATCGAAATCGTGGATCCGGAAGTGGTGCGCGAAAGCTATGTTGCCCGTCTGGTTGAGCTGCGTAAGAGCAAGGGTATGACCGAAGCCGTTGCCCGCGAACAGCTGGAAGACAACGTGGTTCTCGGTACCCTGATGCTGGAGCAGGACGAAGTTGATGGCCTGGTTTCCGGGGCTGTTCACACCACCGCGAACACCATTCGTCCGCCGCTGCAGCTGATCAAAACTGCGCCAGGTAGCTCTCTGGTTTCATCCGTGTTCTTCATGCTGCTGCCGGAACAGGTTTACGTTTACGGTGACTGTGCGATCAACCCGGATCCAACCGCTGAACAGCTGGCAGAGATCGCGATTCAGTCCGCTGACTCCGCGATTGCGTTCGGTATCGAGCCGCGCGTTGCGATGCTCTCCTACTCCACCGGTAACTCTGGTGCAGGTAGCGATGTAGAGAAAGTACGTGAAGCCACCCGTCTGGCGCAGGAAAAACGCCCGGATCTGGTTATCGATGGCCCGCTGCAGTATGACGCCGCAGTTATGGCTGACGTTGCCAAATCTAAAGCGCCTAACTCGCCGGTTGCTGGTCGCGCTACCGTGTTCATCTTCCCGGATCTGAACACCGGTAACACCACTTACAAAGCGGTACAGCGTTCTGCCGACCTGATCTCCATCGGGCCGATGCTGCAGGGTATGCGCAAGCCAGTGAACGACCTGTCTCGTGGCGCGCTGGTAGACGATATCGTCTACACCATCGCCCTCACTGCGATCCAGGCTTCACAGCAGTAA
- the yfcD gene encoding NUDIX hydrolase YfcD, with amino-acid sequence MVEQSHLASTEWVDIVSEDNEVIAQASREQMRAQRLRHRATYIVVHDGMGNILVQRRTETKDFMPGMLDATAGGVVQADELLLDSARREAEEELGIAGVPFAEHGQFYFEDSHCRVWGGLFSCVSHGPFALQEEEVSEVFWMTPTEITARCDDFTPDSLKALALWMSRNANNEPAKQEEA; translated from the coding sequence ATGGTGGAGCAGAGTCATTTGGCAAGTACTGAGTGGGTAGATATAGTCAGCGAAGACAATGAAGTCATCGCCCAGGCGAGCCGCGAGCAGATGCGCGCGCAGCGCCTTCGCCATCGCGCGACCTATATCGTGGTGCATGATGGTATGGGCAATATCCTGGTGCAGCGCCGTACCGAAACGAAAGACTTCATGCCCGGCATGCTCGATGCAACGGCCGGCGGTGTGGTGCAGGCCGATGAGCTGTTACTTGACTCCGCCCGCCGTGAAGCGGAAGAGGAGCTGGGGATTGCCGGTGTGCCGTTTGCCGAACACGGTCAGTTCTACTTTGAAGACAGCCACTGCCGCGTCTGGGGAGGCCTCTTCAGCTGCGTCTCCCACGGCCCGTTTGCGCTGCAGGAAGAAGAGGTCAGCGAAGTCTTCTGGATGACCCCGACGGAGATCACCGCCCGTTGCGATGACTTCACGCCTGATTCGTTAAAAGCGCTGGCGCTGTGGATGAGCCGCAATGCCAACAACGAACCGGCTAAGCAAGAAGAAGCGTAA
- the yfcE gene encoding phosphodiesterase: MKLMFASDIHGSLPATEKVLSLFNQSGAQWLVVLGDVLNHGPRNPLPEGYAPAEVAERLNAFASRIIAVRGNCDSEVDQMLLHFPITAPWQQILLEDCRLFITHGHLFGPDNLPALNAGDVLVYGHTHIPVVGKKGDIIHFNPGSVSLPKGGFPPSYGMLEEGHLCVMTLNDSQVIAESRINP; the protein is encoded by the coding sequence ATGAAGCTGATGTTTGCATCGGACATTCACGGCTCGCTACCGGCGACCGAAAAAGTGCTTTCGCTGTTTAACCAGAGCGGGGCGCAATGGCTGGTGGTCCTCGGCGATGTGCTGAATCACGGCCCGCGCAATCCGCTACCCGAAGGCTATGCCCCCGCTGAGGTTGCAGAGCGGCTTAATGCTTTTGCCTCGCGCATTATTGCCGTGCGGGGCAACTGTGACAGCGAAGTCGACCAGATGTTACTGCACTTTCCCATCACCGCCCCGTGGCAGCAGATCTTGCTGGAGGACTGCCGTCTCTTTATCACCCACGGCCATCTGTTTGGTCCGGATAATCTGCCCGCGCTGAATGCTGGCGATGTCCTGGTTTATGGTCATACTCATATTCCGGTGGTTGGGAAGAAGGGCGACATTATTCATTTCAATCCTGGCTCCGTCAGCCTGCCTAAAGGCGGGTTTCCACCCAGCTATGGGATGCTGGAAGAGGGCCATTTGTGCGTTATGACGCTGAATGACAGCCAGGTTATTGCAGAGTCCAGGATTAATCCGTAA
- the yfcF gene encoding glutathione transferase, with protein MSQPAITLWSDADYFSPYVMSVYVALAEKGLPFALKTIDLSRGENRQPQWRGYGLTRRVPLLEVDGFELSESSAITEYLEERFAPPEWERIYPLDLQKRARARQIQAWLRSDLMPIREERSTDVVFAGVKKPALSETAQRTASQLIDTATSLLAHGNQNLFGEWCIADSDLALMLNRLVLNGDDVPQQLVDYASFQWQRASVQRYVALSAKRAG; from the coding sequence ATGAGCCAACCTGCGATTACCCTGTGGTCAGATGCCGACTATTTTTCACCCTATGTGATGAGCGTGTACGTCGCGCTGGCCGAAAAGGGATTGCCCTTTGCCCTGAAAACCATCGACCTCAGCCGGGGGGAGAACCGTCAGCCGCAGTGGCGGGGCTATGGGCTGACCCGTCGCGTGCCGCTCCTTGAAGTGGACGGGTTTGAACTCAGCGAATCCTCCGCGATTACCGAATATCTGGAAGAGCGTTTTGCGCCGCCGGAATGGGAGCGGATCTATCCGCTCGATCTGCAAAAACGCGCCCGCGCGCGTCAGATACAGGCGTGGCTGCGCAGCGATCTGATGCCCATCCGTGAAGAACGTTCTACCGACGTGGTATTTGCCGGGGTGAAAAAACCGGCCCTGAGCGAAACTGCCCAGCGCACGGCAAGCCAGCTGATTGATACCGCCACCTCGCTTCTGGCCCACGGCAATCAGAATTTATTCGGGGAATGGTGCATTGCGGATAGCGATCTGGCGCTGATGCTCAACCGCCTGGTGCTCAATGGTGATGACGTACCACAACAGCTGGTGGATTACGCCAGCTTCCAGTGGCAGCGCGCCTCGGTGCAGCGTTATGTGGCGCTTTCAGCGAAGCGGGCTGGCTGA
- the yfcG gene encoding GSH-dependent disulfide bond oxidoreductase codes for MIDLYYAPTPNGHKITLFLEEAQLDYRILPVNISKGEQFRPEFLAISPNNKIPAIVDRDPEDGGTPLSLFESGEILLYLAEKTGKLLSGELRERHVTLQWLFWQVGGLGPMIGQNYHFNHAAPQPIAYAIERFQVETQRLYNVLNKRLEKSPWLGGEHYSIADIACWPWVNTHENHRVDLASWPAVNNWFERIRTRPATERAMQKAQQI; via the coding sequence ATGATTGACCTTTACTACGCCCCGACGCCCAACGGGCATAAGATCACTCTTTTTCTGGAAGAGGCCCAGCTGGACTACCGCATCCTGCCGGTCAATATCAGCAAAGGCGAACAGTTCCGCCCCGAGTTTCTCGCCATTTCCCCCAACAATAAAATTCCGGCGATTGTCGATCGCGATCCGGAGGATGGCGGTACCCCGCTGAGCCTGTTTGAGTCTGGCGAAATATTGCTCTATCTGGCAGAGAAAACCGGCAAGCTACTGAGCGGGGAATTACGCGAACGCCACGTCACGCTGCAGTGGCTCTTCTGGCAGGTTGGCGGCCTGGGGCCGATGATTGGTCAGAACTACCACTTTAACCATGCTGCGCCACAGCCTATCGCCTATGCCATCGAACGTTTCCAGGTCGAAACGCAGCGGCTCTATAACGTCCTGAACAAGCGTCTGGAAAAATCGCCGTGGCTGGGAGGCGAACACTACAGCATCGCGGATATCGCCTGCTGGCCGTGGGTCAACACCCATGAAAACCATCGTGTCGACCTGGCATCATGGCCTGCGGTAAACAACTGGTTTGAACGTATCCGCACCCGCCCGGCAACCGAGCGTGCAATGCAAAAAGCGCAGCAGATATAA
- the folX gene encoding dihydroneopterin triphosphate 2'-epimerase, with the protein MSQQDAIIRIKNLRLRTFIGIKEEERANRQDIVINVTIHYPADKARASEDINDALNYRTITKSIIHLVENNRFSLLEKLTQDVLDIAREHHWVTYAEVEIDKLHALRYADSVSMTLSWQR; encoded by the coding sequence ATGTCCCAGCAAGACGCAATTATTCGTATTAAAAATTTACGCCTGCGCACCTTTATTGGAATCAAAGAGGAGGAGCGTGCTAATCGCCAGGATATCGTTATTAACGTGACGATCCACTATCCGGCAGACAAAGCCCGCGCCAGTGAAGACATTAATGATGCGCTGAACTATCGCACCATTACCAAAAGCATTATTCATCTGGTGGAGAATAACCGTTTCTCTTTGCTGGAAAAATTAACTCAGGATGTGCTGGATATCGCACGCGAACATCACTGGGTCACCTATGCTGAAGTCGAGATCGATAAACTTCACGCGCTGCGCTACGCCGACTCCGTCTCGATGACGTTAAGCTGGCAACGCTAA
- a CDS encoding TIGR01777 family oxidoreductase translates to MKILVTGGTGLIGRHLIPRLQVLGHELTVVTRSPEKARQLLGSGIDIWKGLTEHQDLNGFDAVINLAGEPIADKRWTKEHKQRLCNSRWNITQRLVDMVKASDTPPSVFISGSASGYYGDLGEVVVTEEEPPHNEFTHKLCARWEQIACGAQSEKTRVCLLRTGVVLAPKGGILGKMLPVFKLGLGGPVGNGRQYLAWIHIDDMVNGILWLLDNDLRGPFNMVSPYPVRNEQFAHALGHAVHRPAVVRAPATAIRLLMGESSVLVLGGQRALPKRLEASGFAFRWYDLEEALGDVVG, encoded by the coding sequence ATGAAAATCCTGGTAACCGGCGGCACCGGCCTGATTGGCCGGCATTTAATCCCACGTTTGCAGGTATTAGGCCATGAGCTGACTGTGGTCACGCGCAGCCCTGAGAAGGCGCGCCAGCTTCTCGGCTCCGGCATCGATATCTGGAAAGGGCTGACGGAGCACCAGGATCTCAACGGCTTTGATGCCGTCATCAATCTTGCAGGCGAGCCCATCGCCGACAAGCGCTGGACAAAAGAGCATAAACAGCGTCTGTGCAACAGTCGCTGGAACATCACCCAGCGGCTGGTCGATATGGTTAAGGCCAGCGACACGCCGCCCTCGGTCTTTATCTCCGGTTCGGCTTCAGGTTATTACGGCGATTTAGGCGAGGTGGTGGTGACCGAAGAGGAGCCGCCGCACAATGAATTTACCCATAAGCTGTGCGCCCGCTGGGAGCAGATTGCCTGCGGTGCCCAGAGCGAAAAGACCCGCGTATGCCTGTTGCGCACCGGCGTGGTGCTGGCCCCCAAAGGCGGGATTCTCGGAAAAATGCTGCCGGTATTTAAGCTGGGTCTTGGCGGCCCGGTCGGTAACGGGCGTCAGTACCTGGCGTGGATCCATATCGACGATATGGTCAACGGCATTCTCTGGCTGCTGGATAACGATCTGCGCGGCCCGTTCAATATGGTCTCCCCCTACCCGGTGCGTAACGAGCAGTTTGCCCATGCCCTGGGCCATGCGGTGCATCGCCCTGCCGTAGTTCGCGCGCCCGCCACCGCTATCCGGCTGCTGATGGGGGAATCCTCCGTGCTGGTGCTGGGTGGCCAGCGCGCGCTGCCGAAGCGCCTGGAAGCCTCCGGCTTTGCTTTCAGGTGGTATGACTTAGAAGAGGCCCTGGGAGATGTGGTAGGTTAA
- a CDS encoding GNAT family N-acetyltransferase: MATITTPRLTLSPFEPADWPFFHRLREAPEIMRYMAAIAPEKEIRRLFAARLTAPHIFVIRVHDDATPLGDIGLQISSHYPEEADIGYTVIAAAQGQGIASEALRAVCEYAFIRVGVKAINAYVLADNGGSVRVLEKAGFMRTQVLEQAYEINGVRYDDWVYRLEVSAA; this comes from the coding sequence ATGGCAACCATTACCACTCCCCGGCTGACGCTCTCCCCTTTTGAGCCCGCCGACTGGCCTTTTTTCCACAGGCTGCGTGAAGCGCCGGAGATCATGCGCTATATGGCCGCGATCGCCCCGGAAAAAGAGATCCGACGCCTGTTTGCCGCCCGTCTTACCGCCCCGCACATCTTTGTGATCCGCGTCCATGATGATGCCACCCCGCTCGGGGATATTGGCCTGCAAATCAGCTCCCACTACCCTGAAGAGGCCGATATAGGTTACACCGTGATTGCCGCCGCCCAGGGCCAGGGAATAGCCAGCGAGGCGCTGCGTGCCGTGTGTGAATATGCGTTTATCCGGGTGGGCGTAAAAGCGATTAACGCATATGTGCTGGCGGACAACGGCGGATCGGTGCGGGTGTTAGAGAAAGCGGGTTTCATGCGCACCCAGGTACTTGAGCAGGCATATGAGATTAACGGCGTGCGGTATGACGACTGGGTGTACCGACTGGAGGTAAGTGCGGCCTGA
- the hisP gene encoding histidine ABC transporter ATP-binding protein HisP — translation MAENKLNVIDLHKRYGEHEVLKGVSLQANAGDVISIIGSSGSGKSTFLRCINFLEKPSAGSIVVSGENINLVQDKDGQLKVADKHQLRLLRTRLTMVFQHFNLWSHMTVLENVMEAPVQVLGLSKQEARTRAEKYLAKVGIDERQQMKYPVHLSGGQQQRVSIARALAMEPEVLLFDEPTSALDPELVGEVLRIMQQLAEEGKTMVVVTHEMGFARNVSNHVIFLHQGVIEEQGHPDEVLANPKSPRLQQFLKGSLK, via the coding sequence ATGGCTGAGAACAAATTAAACGTTATCGATTTGCACAAACGCTACGGCGAACATGAAGTGCTGAAAGGGGTGTCGCTGCAGGCTAATGCGGGCGATGTGATCAGTATTATCGGCTCCTCAGGGTCGGGTAAAAGTACCTTCCTGCGCTGCATTAACTTTCTTGAAAAGCCGAGTGCCGGCTCGATTGTGGTCAGCGGTGAGAACATCAATCTGGTGCAGGACAAAGACGGTCAGCTGAAGGTGGCGGATAAACACCAGCTTCGTCTGCTGCGTACTCGTCTGACGATGGTGTTCCAGCACTTTAACCTTTGGAGTCACATGACGGTGCTGGAGAACGTCATGGAAGCGCCGGTGCAGGTGCTGGGCTTAAGCAAGCAGGAAGCCCGTACCCGGGCGGAGAAATACCTGGCGAAAGTGGGTATCGACGAACGCCAGCAGATGAAATACCCGGTGCATCTCTCCGGCGGTCAGCAGCAGCGTGTCTCTATCGCCCGTGCGCTGGCGATGGAGCCGGAAGTGTTGCTCTTTGACGAACCTACCTCCGCGCTCGATCCCGAGCTGGTGGGGGAAGTGCTGCGCATCATGCAGCAGCTTGCTGAAGAGGGGAAAACCATGGTGGTGGTAACTCACGAGATGGGCTTTGCCCGTAACGTCTCCAACCACGTGATTTTCCTCCATCAGGGCGTAATCGAAGAGCAGGGGCATCCGGATGAGGTGCTGGCCAACCCGAAGAGCCCGCGTCTGCAGCAGTTCCTTAAGGGATCGTTGAAGTAG